In Heteronotia binoei isolate CCM8104 ecotype False Entrance Well chromosome 21, APGP_CSIRO_Hbin_v1, whole genome shotgun sequence, the DNA window CAATCACAATGTCCCATAATCACATCACCCAGGATGTGGTTTCTTCTTTCCTTCACACATAGTCCAAGCTGGGCTTCTTGTCCCTGTGGGTAGCCACTAGGCCCCTGAAGAAGTGCCCATCCCAGTGTGGTGCAATGCTCAGAATGTTGCCTAGGACTTGGGAGAGCTTGGTTAAAATGCCCATTTGGTTCCATGGgcttaccttgggccagtcactgcctctctgactaacctacctcacacatCTTTGTGAGGATAGAATGGGGGAGGGGCCAGCCACCTACACCACCCTGAGCTTCTTGAAGGAAGGGCAGAATAACAATCATTTTAAATCAGACAGAAAGATGAATAGATCCCGTTCCTGTTGCGGAGCTTACTTTGGCAGCTATTGCAATGCAACAAGTCCTTGGAAAGGGGGAGCTGTGTGGCGGCAACTCTCGGGGCTGAGAGAGAACCAAAGAGGCCAGCCAGTCTCAGAGTATCCTTCAGCTGCTGCTCTTTAAGGCTGCCAGAATGTCCAAGAGTGAGCGTCGCCTGCGGCCATAACCCTGTGGGCTTATTTTCCTGGGAGGAGCATTTGGGTCCTTATCCTTGTTGTTAAGATGGAAGAGCTGATCTCTCAAGTTCGCCACGGCACACGTCCCCATCCTGCAGGACACACGCAAATGCGTGTGGAAGACAGCATTGGGGTCTTGGCGCTTCAGGCGGATGTGGCCCTCCTCACGGCGGCTGAAGGGAAGAAGCAACAGGAGGCAATGAGAAGAAGCCACTTGGGGGTGGGATATTACGGAgaaactttttttacagtaagagttgttccaCAGTGCagtcagctaccaagggaggtgatgagctccccctgactggcagtctttaagcagcggctggagaaacacttgtcagggatgctctaggctgatcctgcattgagcaggcggttggactagatggcctgcatggtCCCCTCCACCTCTGGGATTCTATGAGTGCCACCTAGTGGACCAGGCAGACAGAACGCCCCCCCTCCAGGCACACGAGGGCAAGCATAGGGCCAAAGGGTGCTTCCCAGAGGTGACAGGCGGCTACTCTAGCTGCACCTCGTCTGACTTTTGGCACCTCAGATTACTTTTCCTTTATTTCAAAGGGGTCTGGGAATTTGTATTCTGCGAAAAAACCAGACGTGGGGGCGGGGAGGACCCCTCCCCTCAGCAACCTGCCTGCCGCCTCTCCCGCCCAGAACTCCGCCCCAGCCGCCTCTCCAAGGCCCCAAGAAGGCAGTACCTGGGCTCGCCTTTCACCTCCCGGACGTGGACGAGGGAAGGCACGTTCGCCTCAGCCTTGGTGAGCGTCGCCTCCCGCCTGGCTCGGCTTAGCGCCCATCTGGACCACCTGGAGAAGGCGGgcgaaggggaaggaaggaaggaaggaggaagcagcCGGTGAGAAGAGAGGTCGCCGAGCCCGAAGGGCCGGTCtgagcagcaggagccacctcGCGCTTTGCCCTTGAAGGGGCAGCCCGTCCTCTCGCAAGGGCTTCTCCGCGCGAGCCCCAGGCCGGCCATTCTCCGGGCGCCTGCTCCAGCGAGGGGGCTCCGCTGCCGGCATtcccacctgccccccccccccagcagaggcTTACTTTCTCTTGACGTCTGCGGCGGCGTCCAGCTGGGCAGCCTCCACCCCGAAGGCGACGGAGCCCAGGTAGAAGAGGGCGAGCGAAAGCAGCCTCATCCTGGGAGGGAGACAAGAAGAGCCGTGAGCCTCGCCGGCCCCCCTTCTGGCGCCGCCACAAGGACTTCGGGAGGCCACTGTTTGCTCAGCAATTCATCACTGAGGATCAATAAGGGAACCGCCGCCAGCGCCCCCATTTGTCAAGCTGCCGATTTGTTCAGAGGGGTCAAGGTGAAATTCCCCACGAGCACCCCCGCCAGTGCCCCAGCATCCAAGGCGCTTCGAGCTACTCCTCTCCACGTCGAAAGAACTGCCTCGCACTCCACGCAACTTCTGGCTGGAGAGTCGTCAGCACTTTCTACTCAGCTTCTGCAGCGCCGCTTCTACAagccctctcacccccccccccccgcgcttccACCGAAGAAAAAGCTCTTACCTGGAAACGAGATTAATCCACAGAGAGCAGATGAAAATCCTCCAATAACGTAATCCTTCAGAATGTCAAAAATAGCACAGATCCTTCGGACGCTGCTCAGCTCTGAGACCTCCTTGCCTATCCCGCCACTGAAATAACTACTGACTGTCCGGCGCCCCACCTTGCCCTTTTAtagagcggcggcggcggcggcgagagAGAGGGGGCGTGGCTAGGAGTGACTGGCTCGGCAATCATCTTGCCCAGGCCCCCTCGGGTGCATTTCTAAGGTTTACTCACACCAGACTAAGAACgtgtgcggggcggggggggagggatagtccGTATAGTTAGCAAATCCTGGACTCAGCGTGTTATTCATTGCAAGCAGAGCTTTAGGTGAAGATCCTCATGCTGCAAGATTTGTTCCACTTTGCGCAGATTTCCAGCTAATTGTTCTGGGTCAAACATAAAGCTAAGTGTGCATGTTCGGGGATGCGATCCACATTTGTCTAAAGTTATGCCACTGATTTTGTATGATCACGGAAGAATCCTACCGGATTAGACCAAActccaatctagtccagcattctggttCCACAGGTGACCATTCGGATGAAGTGTAGGCGATAAGGCATAAACCCGCTCTTTGTGGCCATAGTTTGGGATTCAGATACATATCGCCTGAACGTGGATGTTCTATTTAACTATCAGGGCAGAGAGCCGGTGAGTGACAAACCTTTGTCTAGCATTCATAGACCTAATTATCTGTTCATTTAATCGTTCTGTTTTTCTCATTTCTCTCCCGAGAAGGATTGTAAACCCCACTTTAACGAAGGATTAGAAGAAATTGAAATATACGCCCAAATGACAGCGGCAGGATCAATGGACCATGTAAATTTAATCCATGTTCACTTCCAGCGTTCCATTTAGAGTGAGATTTCCTGAGTATCCTTCCTTGATATGAGTGTCAAATTGGACGCTTTTAAACTACAAGCGCTGGAAGAAATTCCTGAAGAGCCCGGCCAATAAATTAAACTAGGAAGAACTGAGTGGGGTTGACTGGGAAATACCTTTCTTGGGAAGGCTTAACAAAACTGGAGGGTTCACCACGATACAAGGAGAAAGCGGCTGTCAGTTTTCCAGCAGGGCATACCCGTGGCACAGGTCTGATAGCTTAGCTGTGTGAGATCTTTTCCCTCTCAACTCTGCACCTCCTCATTGGCGCGCTGGGATCTTTCTTTCTACCACAAGCACACGCTCAGTCTCACACGTAGCCTGCTGGCTTCTCCCAGCCGCTGGACCAGACTGAACTAGTCGTGTGCTGAACGCTCGGAGGCCGCTGGAAATGTGAGGGCACACACTCGGGGAAGTCCTGCGAGTGCCTTTACAGCCAAGCAGGCGGAGGTCGGACCTGAAACTAGATTTAAGAAATCCCCGGACAGTTTACTGAAATCTATTGCCAAGAAACCCCTTCGCATGCGAGTTCAAAATATATGCACAATAGTTGTTTCTTGGTAACCGTGGAGTGCCGCACGCACGCCTAAGAGAGGTGCGTGGATGACAGTGAGAGCGCTGCTTTGATTGCTCCATGACTCAGCCTCGCAAAGGGATTCCTCCCTTGCCAGCAGCTCTCAGGCAGCGTCTCCTGCATTTGCCCTGAGAAAGCCCGCAGAAGAACCGAAGGCGCCAAGGAAGGACTACCTCGCCTTCCGTGCTGGGGCATCCATTCTCAACAACAGCCTCAGCCTCTTTTCGCTTTTTCCTTTGCTCTTGTGCTCCAGTCTTGAGGTCAGGAATCAGAACTCTTGTGCACGCGTTAGTTAGCCTCTTGGCTGTTCCACTTACTCCATAAGAATAAATTTTTGTACAACATTTCTTCACAAGCTGTGAAAGAATGCCTGAACATGATCCACTCACCATCCCAtagatgcaaatggaggagttTTAAAGCACCTGCTTAATCCTCCAGTTGAAATGTAAGGGATCTTTTAACTATTTAACTTTGACTGCGTGGTGCTTTTCTTGGTGTAGTTTATCT includes these proteins:
- the ADM gene encoding pro-adrenomedullin, which produces MRLLSLALFYLGSVAFGVEAAQLDAAADVKRKWSRWALSRARREATLTKAEANVPSLVHVREVKGEPSRREEGHIRLKRQDPNAVFHTHLRVSCRMGTCAVANLRDQLFHLNNKDKDPNAPPRKISPQGYGRRRRSLLDILAALKSSS